In Plasmodium coatneyi strain Hackeri chromosome 4, complete sequence, the genomic window GTCACAAATATTTTGCAACCTCCCGTTTGACTTGCCACATTTTTACTCCGCCTTTGCCGCCGCTTCGCCCCGGGTACGACGCATGAAGTACTCACCCGTCTCCATTTGGATGTCAATTTTTCGAGGCAGCTGATCCGGCGGGAAGACGgacttctcctccttcttggcgcccttcttcttctccaacttttgttttatttttttcctctgtaCATTtcgctttttaaaattggggAGAAATTTCTCCCAGTTTTcgtttttaaattcttcatttttttgcagttccCTTTTGGCAATCAATTCTTTAATGTGATAAACTGGGTGGATGTTTTTCATGCAGTCCACGATAATCCTCCTCACCACCTTGAGTGCCTTGAAGTAGCCAATGACGCTGACCGTTTTCCCGTGGACGCATATATAACAGTTGGTTAAAATTTCCAGGGCTTTTAATGTGGTCCCATTGCTTCCTAGCAACCTCTGTCTGCGTTTAATAAACTTATTTCTGTTCCTCACATAGGTGCTAATTTTTATGATATCGCAAAACGTTTCATCGTCGAGCACTCGTTTGGCATGAGTAAAGGGGACACTTCTCGAAAGCAGAGAAATCATATCCCTTGcctttattataatataagggtcgaatgttttttttgttgtttttacacacatgtaaccttcaattaaatttatttcaaATTTTATGAAGTGATTatttaatacattttttatgtctgTGCTGAATTGTTGGAGATACTTTTCTCTGTACTTGGGGAAGAGCACTTTGAAGCTGGACTCTTCGAGGAAGTGGTGCTTGTTGTCTTCCCTGGTGAACTTTTCCACTTTCCAATGGTCTATGTTTTCATTGTCCCATGGTTTCTCCTTCCTGTACTTTCTGTTCCCCCCCTCGCGCTTGTTCTGGGCCGCTTCCTCCGTCGCCATTGCGGGGGCGGCAAACAGGAGTAACTGCAATGACTGCAATGACTGCAATGACTGAAATGACTGAAATGACTGCAATGACAGCAATAACTGTGGTGATTGGAGCAAATGGAGCAGACCGAGTAGTGGGCCTGACCGGAGTTAACTGTCCCGAGTAGAAGGAGCGCTCCTACCGTCGTGTAGATGGTTACCTCCCTCCGTGGAGAAGTAACCCAGTTGGGGCAGCTTCCTTTGAAACTTTTACCCTGCTGTTTGGTTGGCCTGGATCGTTTGTACCACTTACCAGTTTGCCTACCCACAGTTCAGATGGGCACAGACGACTACGTGCGCCCATCCACGCTGCATACGCATTGCGGCATAGTTATTCACGCGGAAAACGTGGATAAATTCAGACGGGCACAACTATCATATAGTAAAATTCTTTTCGTAGCGaactcttttttctctttttaatgCTCCCGAGTGGGCGCGCATTATCGAATAAAAAAGcgctacaaaaaaaaaaaaaaaaaaaaaaaaaaaaaagaggttaaCAAATTGGTTCTTTTCAATTTGCCACGGTCACGGtttgctatattttttttttttttttgtagcgCTTTTTTGcgtgatgttttttttcccaccaaGTAAGCACCAACaacagttaaaaaaaaaaaaaggttaaccACGCTGGGTAGCCCAATTCAGTCGTTCCGGagatattttctcctttttccggATGGTGCCTAATTTGTAGAAAACGTCCACGGCGTTGTTGATAGGCAA contains:
- a CDS encoding KRR1 small subunit processome component; its protein translation is MATEEAAQNKREGGNRKYRKEKPWDNENIDHWKVEKFTREDNKHHFLEESSFKVLFPKYREKYLQQFSTDIKNVLNNHFIKFEINLIEGYMCVKTTKKTFDPYIIIKARDMISLLSRSVPFTHAKRVLDDETFCDIIKISTYVRNRNKFIKRRQRLLGSNGTTLKALEILTNCYICVHGKTVSVIGYFKALKVVRRIIVDCMKNIHPVYHIKELIAKRELQKNEEFKNENWEKFLPNFKKRNVQRKKIKQKLEKKKGAKKEEKSVFPPDQLPRKIDIQMETGEYFMRRTRGEAAAKAE